In a genomic window of Lycium ferocissimum isolate CSIRO_LF1 chromosome 9, AGI_CSIRO_Lferr_CH_V1, whole genome shotgun sequence:
- the LOC132030470 gene encoding plant UBX domain-containing protein 8 isoform X1 produces MARPNQAEIETFMNITGVSEATAIQKLEEHGGNLNEAVNAHFNQGDSNRVHAAPVATAPHEDDMEIDDPITEEFRRPPFSGLSSSRIPNAFSLLDPSFTRSVFDTDFTSRAPFVSHPRQVREIPIEVKDGDGQSGHSRNAPVIEDVTETDQILGPETRGTVIIDDDEDEVFPGPLPTHAARRDRTNDDILDRDSTAVFSEPSAPGVDVLPDYANDIEEEMVRAAIEASKRDAEMSTRQFDVSNDLSNNPRPQPRQSHLEDAQLADAVSLSLKNAEQDKAMPDSSKAIPESEGYKPAEENELGKSTFSNGRQFRSEVGSSSIQDEAEDLEEEPLVWRRRKPMSSGSETAQDIEERVVSPLSSPRLHDNLNHSPRNGAADFQSDEWGGMSSLEHDEAVMLEAAIFGGIPEGTGYRLPYAPHQPMQNGADGPMGPYQWRTPPPPSPSLVAERLLREQQDDEYHAALQADREKELKAKQEAEAALEEKRQEEEESRRKAEEEKEMERQLAAKEASLPQEPTADNENAVNLVVRMPDGSRRGRRFLKSDRLQSLFDYIDVGRVIKPGTYRLVRPYPRRAFSDGESTLSLDDLGLTSKQEALFLESI; encoded by the exons atgGCGAGACCTAATCAAGCAGAAATCGAGACATTTATGAACATTACTGGTGTTTCTGAAGCTACCGCTATTCAGAAACTcgag GAGCATGGTGGGAATCTGAACGAAGCTGTGAATGCACATTTCAATCAGGGAGACAGCAACAG AGTGCATGCAGCACCTGTTGCTACTGCTCCACATGAGGATGATATGGAAATAGATGATCCAATTACAGAGGAATTTCGCAGACCTCCCTTTTCAGGTCTTTCCTCTTCTAGGATTCCAAATGCTTTCTCCCTTCTTGATCCTAGTTTCACTAGAAGTGTGTTTGACACTGATTTTACAAGCCGGGCTCCATTTGTCTCACATCCAAGACAAGTAAGAGAGATCCCTATTGAGGTGAAGGATGGGGATGGACAATCTGGTCATTCTAGAAATGCTCCTGTTATTGAGGACGTTACAGAGACTGACCAGATCCTTGGCCCAGAAACTCGTGGGACTGTTATAATTGATGACGATGAGGACGAAGTATTTCCAGGTCCTCTGCCAACACATGCTGCCAGGCGTGATAGAACAAATGATGATATCCTTGACAGAGACTCTACAGCAGTGTTTTCAGAACCAAGTGCTCCTGGTGTTGATGTCTTGCCGGACTATGCCAATGATATTGAAGAGGAAATGGTCCGTGCTGCGATTGAAGCTTCCAAACGCGATGCTGAAATGTCGACCCGACAATTTGACGTCAGCAAT GATCTAAGTAATAATCCAAGGCCTCAACCAAGGCAGTCTCATCTAGAGGATGCTCAACTTGCAGATGCGGTGTCTTTGTCTTTAAAG AATGCTGAGCAGGATAAAGCTATGCCTGATTCTAGCAAAGCTATACCAGAATCAGAAGGTTATAAGCCAGCTGAGGAGAATGAGCTTGGAAAATCTACATTCTCTAATGGAAG GCAATTTAGATCAGAGGTGGGAAGTTCATCCATCCAAGATGAAGCTGAAGATTTAGAAGAGGAACCACTGGTTTGGCGCAGAAGAAAACCTATGTCTTCAGGTTCTGAAACAGCCCAAGATATCGAAGAACGTGTTGTTAGCCCATTATCAAGTCCTCGACTGCATGATAATCTTAATCACTCCCCGAGAAACGGTGCTGCTGACTTCCAGTCTGATGAG TGGGGTGGTATGTCATCCCTGGAACATGATGAAGCTGTCATGCTTGAGGCTGCAATATTTGGTGGAATACCTGAGGGTACTGGATATCGTTTGCCTTATGCACCTCATCAGCCTATGCAGAATGGTGCTGATGGACCTATGGGTCCCTATCAATGGCGCACGCCTCCTCCCCCATCTCCCTCTCTTGTGGCTGAGCGTTTACTTCGAGAACAGCAG GATGATGAATATCATGCTGCATTGCAAGCTGATAGAGAAAAGGAATTGAAGGCCAAGCAAGAAGCTGAAGCTGCACTTGAAGAAAAGAGGCAGGAGGAGGAGGAATCACGAAGGAAAGCAGAGGAGGAAAAG GAAATGGAGAGACAATTAGCAGCAAAAGAGGCTTCTCTTCCTCAGGAGCCAACAGCAGATAACGAGAATGCTGTGAATCTTGTTGTGCGTATGCCGGATGGAAGCCGCAGAGGACGGCGCTTTCTCAAATCTGATAGATTACAG TCTCTTTTCGATTACATTGATGTTGGCAGAGTGATCAAGCCCGGCACATATAGATTG GTAAGACCATATCCTAGGCGTGCTTTCAGTGATGGAGAAAGTACCCTGTCTCTGGATGACCTGGGGTTGACTAGCAAACAAGAAGCCCTGTTTCTGGAGTCGATATAA
- the LOC132030470 gene encoding plant UBX domain-containing protein 8 isoform X2, with amino-acid sequence MARPNQAEIETFMNITGVSEATAIQKLEEHGGNLNEAVNAHFNQGDSNRVHAAPVATAPHEDDMEIDDPITEEFRRPPFSGLSSSRIPNAFSLLDPSFTRSVFDTDFTSRAPFVSHPRQVREIPIEVKDGDGQSGHSRNAPVIEDVTETDQILGPETRGTVIIDDDEDEVFPGPLPTHAARRDRTNDDILDRDSTAVFSEPSAPGVDVLPDYANDIEEEMVRAAIEASKRDAEMSTRQFDVSNDLSNNPRPQPRQSHLEDAQLADAVSLSLKDKAMPDSSKAIPESEGYKPAEENELGKSTFSNGRQFRSEVGSSSIQDEAEDLEEEPLVWRRRKPMSSGSETAQDIEERVVSPLSSPRLHDNLNHSPRNGAADFQSDEWGGMSSLEHDEAVMLEAAIFGGIPEGTGYRLPYAPHQPMQNGADGPMGPYQWRTPPPPSPSLVAERLLREQQDDEYHAALQADREKELKAKQEAEAALEEKRQEEEESRRKAEEEKEMERQLAAKEASLPQEPTADNENAVNLVVRMPDGSRRGRRFLKSDRLQSLFDYIDVGRVIKPGTYRLVRPYPRRAFSDGESTLSLDDLGLTSKQEALFLESI; translated from the exons atgGCGAGACCTAATCAAGCAGAAATCGAGACATTTATGAACATTACTGGTGTTTCTGAAGCTACCGCTATTCAGAAACTcgag GAGCATGGTGGGAATCTGAACGAAGCTGTGAATGCACATTTCAATCAGGGAGACAGCAACAG AGTGCATGCAGCACCTGTTGCTACTGCTCCACATGAGGATGATATGGAAATAGATGATCCAATTACAGAGGAATTTCGCAGACCTCCCTTTTCAGGTCTTTCCTCTTCTAGGATTCCAAATGCTTTCTCCCTTCTTGATCCTAGTTTCACTAGAAGTGTGTTTGACACTGATTTTACAAGCCGGGCTCCATTTGTCTCACATCCAAGACAAGTAAGAGAGATCCCTATTGAGGTGAAGGATGGGGATGGACAATCTGGTCATTCTAGAAATGCTCCTGTTATTGAGGACGTTACAGAGACTGACCAGATCCTTGGCCCAGAAACTCGTGGGACTGTTATAATTGATGACGATGAGGACGAAGTATTTCCAGGTCCTCTGCCAACACATGCTGCCAGGCGTGATAGAACAAATGATGATATCCTTGACAGAGACTCTACAGCAGTGTTTTCAGAACCAAGTGCTCCTGGTGTTGATGTCTTGCCGGACTATGCCAATGATATTGAAGAGGAAATGGTCCGTGCTGCGATTGAAGCTTCCAAACGCGATGCTGAAATGTCGACCCGACAATTTGACGTCAGCAAT GATCTAAGTAATAATCCAAGGCCTCAACCAAGGCAGTCTCATCTAGAGGATGCTCAACTTGCAGATGCGGTGTCTTTGTCTTTAAAG GATAAAGCTATGCCTGATTCTAGCAAAGCTATACCAGAATCAGAAGGTTATAAGCCAGCTGAGGAGAATGAGCTTGGAAAATCTACATTCTCTAATGGAAG GCAATTTAGATCAGAGGTGGGAAGTTCATCCATCCAAGATGAAGCTGAAGATTTAGAAGAGGAACCACTGGTTTGGCGCAGAAGAAAACCTATGTCTTCAGGTTCTGAAACAGCCCAAGATATCGAAGAACGTGTTGTTAGCCCATTATCAAGTCCTCGACTGCATGATAATCTTAATCACTCCCCGAGAAACGGTGCTGCTGACTTCCAGTCTGATGAG TGGGGTGGTATGTCATCCCTGGAACATGATGAAGCTGTCATGCTTGAGGCTGCAATATTTGGTGGAATACCTGAGGGTACTGGATATCGTTTGCCTTATGCACCTCATCAGCCTATGCAGAATGGTGCTGATGGACCTATGGGTCCCTATCAATGGCGCACGCCTCCTCCCCCATCTCCCTCTCTTGTGGCTGAGCGTTTACTTCGAGAACAGCAG GATGATGAATATCATGCTGCATTGCAAGCTGATAGAGAAAAGGAATTGAAGGCCAAGCAAGAAGCTGAAGCTGCACTTGAAGAAAAGAGGCAGGAGGAGGAGGAATCACGAAGGAAAGCAGAGGAGGAAAAG GAAATGGAGAGACAATTAGCAGCAAAAGAGGCTTCTCTTCCTCAGGAGCCAACAGCAGATAACGAGAATGCTGTGAATCTTGTTGTGCGTATGCCGGATGGAAGCCGCAGAGGACGGCGCTTTCTCAAATCTGATAGATTACAG TCTCTTTTCGATTACATTGATGTTGGCAGAGTGATCAAGCCCGGCACATATAGATTG GTAAGACCATATCCTAGGCGTGCTTTCAGTGATGGAGAAAGTACCCTGTCTCTGGATGACCTGGGGTTGACTAGCAAACAAGAAGCCCTGTTTCTGGAGTCGATATAA
- the LOC132030470 gene encoding plant UBX domain-containing protein 8 isoform X3: protein MARPNQAEIETFMNITGVSEATAIQKLEEHGGNLNEAVNAHFNQGDSNRVHAAPVATAPHEDDMEIDDPITEEFRRPPFSGLSSSRIPNAFSLLDPSFTRSVFDTDFTSRAPFVSHPRQVREIPIEVKDGDGQSGHSRNAPVIEDVTETDQILGPETRGTVIIDDDEDEVFPGPLPTHAARRDRTNDDILDRDSTAVFSEPSAPGVDVLPDYANDIEEEMVRAAIEASKRDAEMSTRQFDVSNDLSNNPRPQPRQSHLEDAQLADAVSLSLKNAEQDKAMPDSSKAIPESEGYKPAEENELGKSTFSNGRQFRSEVGSSSIQDEAEDLEEEPLVWRRRKPMSSGSETAQDIEERVVSPLSSPRLHDNLNHSPRNGAADFQSDEWGGMSSLEHDEAVMLEAAIFGGIPEGTGYRLPYAPHQPMQNGADGPMGPYQWRTPPPPSPSLVAERLLREQQDDEYHAALQADREKELKAKQEAEAALEEKRQEEEESRRKAEEEKVKYR from the exons atgGCGAGACCTAATCAAGCAGAAATCGAGACATTTATGAACATTACTGGTGTTTCTGAAGCTACCGCTATTCAGAAACTcgag GAGCATGGTGGGAATCTGAACGAAGCTGTGAATGCACATTTCAATCAGGGAGACAGCAACAG AGTGCATGCAGCACCTGTTGCTACTGCTCCACATGAGGATGATATGGAAATAGATGATCCAATTACAGAGGAATTTCGCAGACCTCCCTTTTCAGGTCTTTCCTCTTCTAGGATTCCAAATGCTTTCTCCCTTCTTGATCCTAGTTTCACTAGAAGTGTGTTTGACACTGATTTTACAAGCCGGGCTCCATTTGTCTCACATCCAAGACAAGTAAGAGAGATCCCTATTGAGGTGAAGGATGGGGATGGACAATCTGGTCATTCTAGAAATGCTCCTGTTATTGAGGACGTTACAGAGACTGACCAGATCCTTGGCCCAGAAACTCGTGGGACTGTTATAATTGATGACGATGAGGACGAAGTATTTCCAGGTCCTCTGCCAACACATGCTGCCAGGCGTGATAGAACAAATGATGATATCCTTGACAGAGACTCTACAGCAGTGTTTTCAGAACCAAGTGCTCCTGGTGTTGATGTCTTGCCGGACTATGCCAATGATATTGAAGAGGAAATGGTCCGTGCTGCGATTGAAGCTTCCAAACGCGATGCTGAAATGTCGACCCGACAATTTGACGTCAGCAAT GATCTAAGTAATAATCCAAGGCCTCAACCAAGGCAGTCTCATCTAGAGGATGCTCAACTTGCAGATGCGGTGTCTTTGTCTTTAAAG AATGCTGAGCAGGATAAAGCTATGCCTGATTCTAGCAAAGCTATACCAGAATCAGAAGGTTATAAGCCAGCTGAGGAGAATGAGCTTGGAAAATCTACATTCTCTAATGGAAG GCAATTTAGATCAGAGGTGGGAAGTTCATCCATCCAAGATGAAGCTGAAGATTTAGAAGAGGAACCACTGGTTTGGCGCAGAAGAAAACCTATGTCTTCAGGTTCTGAAACAGCCCAAGATATCGAAGAACGTGTTGTTAGCCCATTATCAAGTCCTCGACTGCATGATAATCTTAATCACTCCCCGAGAAACGGTGCTGCTGACTTCCAGTCTGATGAG TGGGGTGGTATGTCATCCCTGGAACATGATGAAGCTGTCATGCTTGAGGCTGCAATATTTGGTGGAATACCTGAGGGTACTGGATATCGTTTGCCTTATGCACCTCATCAGCCTATGCAGAATGGTGCTGATGGACCTATGGGTCCCTATCAATGGCGCACGCCTCCTCCCCCATCTCCCTCTCTTGTGGCTGAGCGTTTACTTCGAGAACAGCAG GATGATGAATATCATGCTGCATTGCAAGCTGATAGAGAAAAGGAATTGAAGGCCAAGCAAGAAGCTGAAGCTGCACTTGAAGAAAAGAGGCAGGAGGAGGAGGAATCACGAAGGAAAGCAGAGGAGGAAAAG GTCAAGTATAGATAA
- the LOC132030470 gene encoding plant UBX domain-containing protein 8 isoform X4 translates to MARPNQAEIETFMNITGVSEATAIQKLEEHGGNLNEAVNAHFNQGDSNRVHAAPVATAPHEDDMEIDDPITEEFRRPPFSGLSSSRIPNAFSLLDPSFTRSVFDTDFTSRAPFVSHPRQVREIPIEVKDGDGQSGHSRNAPVIEDVTETDQILGPETRGTVIIDDDEDEVFPGPLPTHAARRDRTNDDILDRDSTAVFSEPSAPGVDVLPDYANDIEEEMVRAAIEASKRDAEMSTRQFDVSNDLSNNPRPQPRQSHLEDAQLADAVSLSLKNAEQDKAMPDSSKAIPESEGYKPAEENELGKSTFSNGRQFRSEVGSSSIQDEAEDLEEEPLVWRRRKPMSSGSETAQDIEERVVSPLSSPRLHDNLNHSPRNGAADFQSDEWGGMSSLEHDEAVMLEAAIFGGIPEGTGYRLPYAPHQPMQNGADGPMGPYQWRTPPPPSPSLVAERLLREQQDDEYHAALQADREKELKAKQEAEAALEEKRQEEEESRRKAEEEK, encoded by the exons atgGCGAGACCTAATCAAGCAGAAATCGAGACATTTATGAACATTACTGGTGTTTCTGAAGCTACCGCTATTCAGAAACTcgag GAGCATGGTGGGAATCTGAACGAAGCTGTGAATGCACATTTCAATCAGGGAGACAGCAACAG AGTGCATGCAGCACCTGTTGCTACTGCTCCACATGAGGATGATATGGAAATAGATGATCCAATTACAGAGGAATTTCGCAGACCTCCCTTTTCAGGTCTTTCCTCTTCTAGGATTCCAAATGCTTTCTCCCTTCTTGATCCTAGTTTCACTAGAAGTGTGTTTGACACTGATTTTACAAGCCGGGCTCCATTTGTCTCACATCCAAGACAAGTAAGAGAGATCCCTATTGAGGTGAAGGATGGGGATGGACAATCTGGTCATTCTAGAAATGCTCCTGTTATTGAGGACGTTACAGAGACTGACCAGATCCTTGGCCCAGAAACTCGTGGGACTGTTATAATTGATGACGATGAGGACGAAGTATTTCCAGGTCCTCTGCCAACACATGCTGCCAGGCGTGATAGAACAAATGATGATATCCTTGACAGAGACTCTACAGCAGTGTTTTCAGAACCAAGTGCTCCTGGTGTTGATGTCTTGCCGGACTATGCCAATGATATTGAAGAGGAAATGGTCCGTGCTGCGATTGAAGCTTCCAAACGCGATGCTGAAATGTCGACCCGACAATTTGACGTCAGCAAT GATCTAAGTAATAATCCAAGGCCTCAACCAAGGCAGTCTCATCTAGAGGATGCTCAACTTGCAGATGCGGTGTCTTTGTCTTTAAAG AATGCTGAGCAGGATAAAGCTATGCCTGATTCTAGCAAAGCTATACCAGAATCAGAAGGTTATAAGCCAGCTGAGGAGAATGAGCTTGGAAAATCTACATTCTCTAATGGAAG GCAATTTAGATCAGAGGTGGGAAGTTCATCCATCCAAGATGAAGCTGAAGATTTAGAAGAGGAACCACTGGTTTGGCGCAGAAGAAAACCTATGTCTTCAGGTTCTGAAACAGCCCAAGATATCGAAGAACGTGTTGTTAGCCCATTATCAAGTCCTCGACTGCATGATAATCTTAATCACTCCCCGAGAAACGGTGCTGCTGACTTCCAGTCTGATGAG TGGGGTGGTATGTCATCCCTGGAACATGATGAAGCTGTCATGCTTGAGGCTGCAATATTTGGTGGAATACCTGAGGGTACTGGATATCGTTTGCCTTATGCACCTCATCAGCCTATGCAGAATGGTGCTGATGGACCTATGGGTCCCTATCAATGGCGCACGCCTCCTCCCCCATCTCCCTCTCTTGTGGCTGAGCGTTTACTTCGAGAACAGCAG GATGATGAATATCATGCTGCATTGCAAGCTGATAGAGAAAAGGAATTGAAGGCCAAGCAAGAAGCTGAAGCTGCACTTGAAGAAAAGAGGCAGGAGGAGGAGGAATCACGAAGGAAAGCAGAGGAGGAAAAG TAG
- the LOC132030471 gene encoding uncharacterized protein LOC132030471: MKTKPQFWRWAIASVIFRLILIYFPKNLNLATRPEVSTPVTSLRRLAEGYWLTQSSMSPYAGSMYHGSPLLLSVLGPLTMKKIEGQPYHLLCSLVSVIADFISAMLIRATGLKLRMTYCERLKLLGLGKLFEVSEILPSEDIAALVYLWNPFTIVTCVGFNTTPVENLFIVLSLYGACIRVAPLAAFGWVVASHLSLYPAILIIPVILLLGNGPDATPRKLFLMHKKDEDDSSSKGRLEHNGLTEQKSFSWKPVGLFFVWVFIWSLYTLVLCGIFMRNYGGLSEMFSRTYGFILTVKDLSPNIGVLWYFFAEVFEFFRDFFLIVFHVNILFMILPLAIRLKHRPCFLAFVYMAICSMLKPYPSVGDSALYLALLALFFNELAEMQFSFFLFCGYVGVSLLSPVMHNLWIWRGTGNANFYFATGMAYACFQIVLVVESVSAMLNHDRKIRKLVAAT, translated from the exons atgaaaACGAAGCCACAGTTTTGGAGATGGGCAATAGCATCAGTGATATTCAGATTAATTCTAATTTACTTCCCTAAAAACCTTAACTTAGCTACTCGTCCTGAAGTTTCTACTCCTGTCACCAGTCTACGACGCC tggCAGAAGGTTACTGGTTAACGCAATCATCGATGTCACCGTATGCTG GTTCTATGTATCATGGTTCTCCGCTCTTGCTCTCGGTTCTCGGTCCGCTTACAATGAAAAA AATTGAAGGACAGCCTTATCATCTTTTATGCAG TTTGGTTTCTGTGATTGCAGATTTCATTTCTGCCATGCTAATCCGGGCAACTGGCCTTAAACTTCGCATGACATATTGCGAGAGATTAAAATTGCTGGGTTTGGGGAAGCTCTTTGAAGTTTCTG AGATTCTACCATCCGAGGACATTGCTGCTCTTGTGTACTTGTGGAACCCTTTCACCATAGTCACATGTGTGGGTTTCAATACAACCCCTGTGGAAAATCTTTTTATTGTCTTGTCACTTTATGGAGCATGCATCC GAGTAGCCCCATTGGCAGCTTTTGGGTGGGTTGTAGCATCTCATTTGTCTCTCTATCCGGCAATTCTGATTATACCT GTAATCTTACTGTTAGGTAATGGTCCAGATGCAACCCCAAGGAAATTGTTCCTAATGCATaagaaagatgaagatgacAGCTCAAGTAAAGGCCGGTTGGAACACAATGGATTGACAGAACAAAAAAGTTTCTCATGGAAACCAGTTGGACTGTTCTTTGTCTGGGTTTTTATTTGGAGCTTATATACATTGGTTCTGTGTGGCATCTTTATGAGAAACTATGGTGGCCTTTCAGAAATGTTTAGCAG GACCTATGGGTTTATTCTTACTGTCAAAGATTTGTCTCCAAACATAGGTGTCTTGTG GTACTTCTTTGCTGAGGTCTTTGAATTTTTCAGAGATTTCTTTCTGATTGTTTTTCATGTGAACATCCTTTTCATGATACTGCCACTAGCTATAAGGCTAAAACACCGACCGTGCTTCTTGGCGTTTGTTTACATGGCAATCTGTTCAATGCTTAAACCCTATCCTTCA GTTGGGGACTCTGCTCTGTACTTGGCTTTGTTAGCTTTGTTTTTCAATGAGTTAGCAG AAATGCAGTTTTCGTTCTTTCTCTTTTGTGGATATGTTGGAGTTTCCCTTCTTAGTCCAGTGATGCATAACTTGTGGATATGGAGG GGTACTGGAAATGCCAACTTTTACTTTGCAACAGGAATGGCTTATGCTTGCTTCCAG ATTGTATTGGTTGTTGAGAGCGTAAGTGCTATGTTGAACCATGACAGAAAGATCAGAAAGTTGGTTGCAGCCACATAA